A genomic segment from Amphiura filiformis chromosome 10, Afil_fr2py, whole genome shotgun sequence encodes:
- the LOC140162801 gene encoding uncharacterized protein — translation MKTVLALCFLGLCCTFANAAKLGLEEEVEDLLRELKRTLETRQVECVDGDNCESWKPHCNTGDFQYLARQNCPVTCEVSECASAKRALETRQEPKCVDGDNCESWKPHCNTGDFQYLARQACPVTCEVSECASAKRALETRQEPKCVDGDNCESWKPHCNTGDFQYLARQNCPVTCEVSECASAKRALETRQEPKCVDGDNCESWKPHCNTGDFQYLARQACPVTCEVSECASAKRALETRQEPNCVDGDNCESWKPHCNTGDFQYLARQNCPVTCEVSECASAKRAFETRQEPEKRTNEDDLMKLLMKVREYQQKL, via the exons ATGAAGACAGTCCTTGCATTATGTTTCTTGGGCCTATGTTGCACATTTGCAAATGCAGCAAAATTGG GATTGGAAGAAGAAGTTGAGGATTTGCTGAGAGAATTGAAACGAACCCTTGAAACCCGTCAAGTAG AATGTGTGGATGGTGACAATTGTGAAAGTTGGAAGCCTCATTGTAATACTGGAGATTTTCAATATTTGGCCCGACAGAACTGCCCTGTAACGTGTGAAGTAAGCGAATGTGCATCAG CCAAACGAGCCCTTGAAACCCGTCAGGAACCAA aaTGTGTGGATGGTGACAATTGTGAAAGTTGGAAGCCTCATTGTAATACTGGAGATTTTCAATATTTGGCCCGACAGGCATGCCCTGTAACGTGTGAAGTAAGCGAATGTGCATCAG CCAAACGAGCCCTTGAAACCCGTCAGGAACCAA AATGTGTGGATGGTGACAATTGTGAAAGTTGGAAGCCTCATTGTAATACTGGAGATTTTCAATATTTGGCCCGACAAAACTGCCCTGTAACGTGTGAAGTAAGCGAATGTGCATCAG CCAAACGAGCCCTTGAAACCCGTCAGGAACCAA aaTGTGTGGATGGTGACAATTGTGAAAGTTGGAAGCCTCATTGTAATACTGGAGATTTTCAATATTTGGCCCGACAGGCATGCCCTGTAACGTGTGAAGTAAGCGAATGTGCATCAG CCAAACGAGCCCTTGAAACCCGTCAGGAACCAA ATTGTGTGGATGGTGACAATTGTGAAAGTTGGAAGCCTCATTGTAATACTGGAGATTTTCAATATTTGGCCCGACAGAACTGCCCTGTTACGTGTGAAGTAAGCGAATGTGCATCAG CCAAACGAGCCTTTGAAACCCGTCAGGAACCAG AAAAGCGTACCAATGAGGACGACCTGATGAAGCTCCTTATGAAGGTTCGAGAATATCAACAAAAACTGTAA